Proteins from one Nakamurella multipartita DSM 44233 genomic window:
- the secY gene encoding preprotein translocase subunit SecY, translated as MLAAFASALKTPDLRKKILFTLAMVAVYRLGATVPSPGVSYGAIQTCIDEAGTGNDLFTVLNLFSGGALLRLSVFALGIMPYITSSIIIQLLGVVIPRFEQLKKQGQAGQAKLTQYTRYLTIGLGILQSTAFLALAINGQMFPGCSVGDQIIPDQSAFALITLVLTMTAGTAAIMWMGELITDRGIGNGMSILIFTSIAARIPAEGMNILNNQGGVVFAVIIVLALMIIAAVVFVEQGQRRLPVQYAKRMIGRKMYGGTSTYLPLKVNQAGVIPVIFATSLLYLPLLLVQLVAPTTVNADGTQEVSGWAQFLQLYVINQGSWVHILLYFALIIFFTYFYVGITFNPTERADELKKYGGFIPGIRPGRPTAEYLQFVLSRITLPGAIYLGIVAILPNLFLELTGEGNNQNFPFGGTAVLIMVGVGLDTVKQIETQLMQRNYEGFLR; from the coding sequence TTGCTCGCCGCCTTCGCCTCGGCGCTGAAGACACCAGATCTGCGCAAGAAGATCCTCTTCACGCTCGCCATGGTCGCCGTCTACCGTCTGGGCGCCACCGTCCCGTCGCCCGGCGTCTCCTACGGGGCCATCCAGACCTGTATCGACGAGGCCGGAACGGGCAACGACCTGTTCACGGTGCTCAACCTGTTCTCCGGTGGCGCGCTCCTGCGGCTCAGCGTTTTCGCGCTGGGCATCATGCCCTACATCACCTCGTCGATCATCATTCAGCTGCTGGGTGTGGTCATCCCGCGCTTCGAGCAGCTCAAGAAGCAGGGGCAGGCCGGTCAGGCCAAGCTCACCCAGTACACCCGGTACCTGACCATCGGCCTGGGCATCCTGCAGTCGACCGCGTTCCTGGCCCTGGCCATCAACGGGCAGATGTTCCCCGGCTGCTCGGTCGGTGACCAGATCATCCCCGACCAGAGCGCCTTCGCCCTGATCACGTTGGTCCTGACGATGACCGCCGGCACCGCCGCGATCATGTGGATGGGCGAGCTGATCACCGATCGGGGCATCGGCAACGGCATGTCGATCCTGATCTTCACCTCGATCGCCGCGCGGATCCCGGCCGAGGGCATGAACATCCTGAACAACCAGGGTGGCGTGGTCTTCGCGGTGATCATCGTGCTGGCGCTGATGATCATCGCCGCGGTGGTCTTCGTCGAGCAGGGTCAGCGCCGGCTGCCCGTGCAGTACGCCAAGCGGATGATCGGCCGCAAGATGTACGGCGGCACCTCGACCTACCTGCCGCTCAAGGTCAACCAGGCCGGCGTCATCCCGGTCATCTTCGCCACCTCGCTGCTGTACCTGCCGTTGCTGCTGGTCCAGCTGGTCGCGCCGACCACGGTCAACGCCGACGGCACCCAGGAGGTCAGCGGCTGGGCTCAGTTCCTGCAGCTGTACGTGATCAACCAGGGCAGCTGGGTGCACATCCTGCTGTACTTCGCGCTGATCATCTTCTTCACCTACTTCTACGTCGGGATCACCTTCAACCCGACCGAGCGGGCCGACGAGCTCAAGAAGTACGGCGGCTTCATCCCGGGCATCCGGCCGGGCCGACCCACCGCGGAGTACCTGCAGTTCGTGCTGTCCCGGATCACCCTGCCTGGGGCGATCTACCTGGGAATTGTGGCCATTCTCCCGAACCTCTTCCTGGAACTGACCGGTGAAGGCAACAATCAGAACTTCCCGTTCGGTGGCACGGCGGTCTTGATCATGGTCGGTGTTGGGCTGGACACCGTCAAGCAGATCGAGACCCAGCTGATGCAGCGCAATTATGAAGGGTTCCTCCGCTGA
- a CDS encoding adenylate kinase, which yields MRLLIVGPQGAGKGTQASLLAEHLGIPHISTGDIFRANVGAGTELGVLAKTYMDAGDLVPDEVTVAMVAARFDEPDAGRGFLLDGFPRTVPQADKLGEILIERGEDVDKVILLEVPDEILLERMLARGRADDTAEAISRRLELYHTETKPLLDFYAGKLVEIDGVGEIDEVQQRIRTALGH from the coding sequence ATGAGACTTCTGATCGTCGGTCCCCAGGGTGCCGGTAAGGGCACTCAGGCCAGCCTGCTCGCCGAGCACCTCGGCATCCCGCACATCTCCACCGGGGACATCTTCCGGGCCAACGTGGGCGCCGGCACCGAGCTGGGCGTGCTGGCCAAGACCTACATGGACGCCGGTGACCTGGTGCCCGACGAGGTCACCGTGGCCATGGTCGCCGCCCGGTTCGACGAGCCCGACGCGGGTCGGGGCTTCCTGCTCGACGGCTTCCCGCGCACGGTGCCGCAGGCCGACAAGCTGGGGGAGATCCTGATCGAGCGCGGCGAGGACGTCGACAAGGTGATCCTGCTCGAGGTGCCCGACGAGATCCTGCTCGAGCGGATGCTCGCGCGCGGCCGGGCCGACGACACGGCCGAGGCGATCAGCCGGCGGCTGGAGCTGTACCACACGGAGACCAAGCCCCTGCTGGACTTCTACGCCGGCAAGCTGGTCGAGATCGACGGCGTGGGCGAGATCGACGAGGTCCAGCAGCGGATCCGCACGGCCCTGGGCCACTGA
- the map gene encoding type I methionyl aminopeptidase encodes MVEAIQLKTRGELQAMRAAGRLLAEAIAAGRAAVTPGCSTLQINDVIASVIADGGGTSNFLHYGAQGSDPGFPATICASVNDEVVHGIPAADRILVEGDLLSIDAGCIVDGWHADSAVSVHVGEPIEGDQGAAEVDLINACERAMWVGIAAARAHGRLGDISAAIEQSVAWSSRADGRRYGSVSGYGGHGIGTAMHMAPFVANQGKRGKGPRLAPGTALAIEPMLTLGRPGTRVLADNWTVVTKDGARAAHWEHSIGISEDGICVLTAADGGAAGLLPFGVTPISLD; translated from the coding sequence ATGGTCGAGGCGATACAGCTCAAGACCCGCGGGGAACTGCAGGCCATGCGCGCCGCGGGTCGCCTGCTGGCCGAGGCCATCGCGGCCGGTCGCGCGGCGGTGACGCCGGGTTGCAGCACCCTGCAGATCAACGACGTCATCGCGTCGGTGATCGCCGACGGCGGGGGGACCAGCAACTTCCTGCACTACGGCGCCCAGGGCTCGGACCCGGGGTTCCCGGCCACGATCTGCGCGTCGGTCAACGACGAGGTGGTCCACGGCATCCCGGCCGCGGACCGGATCCTCGTTGAGGGGGACCTGCTGTCCATCGATGCCGGCTGCATCGTGGACGGCTGGCACGCCGACAGCGCCGTCTCGGTGCACGTCGGCGAGCCGATCGAAGGGGATCAGGGCGCGGCCGAGGTCGACCTGATCAACGCCTGCGAGCGGGCCATGTGGGTGGGCATCGCCGCGGCCCGGGCGCACGGCCGGCTCGGCGACATCTCCGCCGCCATCGAGCAGTCGGTCGCCTGGTCGTCCCGGGCCGACGGCCGCCGCTACGGCTCGGTCTCCGGGTACGGCGGCCACGGCATCGGCACCGCCATGCACATGGCGCCCTTCGTGGCCAACCAGGGCAAACGGGGCAAGGGTCCCCGGCTCGCCCCGGGCACCGCGCTGGCCATCGAGCCGATGCTCACCCTCGGCCGGCCGGGCACCCGGGTGCTGGCCGACAACTGGACCGTGGTCACCAAGGACGGCGCCCGCGCCGCGCACTGGGAGCACTCCATCGGGATCAGCGAGGACGGGATCTGCGTGCTGACCGCCGCCGACGGGGGCGCGGCGGGTCTGCTCCCGTTCGGCGTCACCCCGATCAGTCTGGACTAG
- a CDS encoding DUF2029 domain-containing protein, which yields MPFLSRVASAAARRAPIFVVVTTLLCGLTLALGYANKARCIGPEYDAEGRSTPNYGVRITRDVCYTDIQFLWLGRDVNEHVFPYVHGGYDAARGELYGGAVEYPVLTGLAIWVAALPSDTDGAFLTISAVLLSIAGLLSAAMLAWLAGLRSWWFALAPPLVLYAFHNWDLFAVACSVWACWILLRAARETGGIDRVRPLIVAALALGLGAGFKLYPAMFALPVACWLAAGAWRPGRADVGRGRRVLAGAGFLVGTGAVFALINLPFLIAGWRGWWASFQFQWSRPIDMTTNTLWFWLFRPYSNSGNEVVQDRLALAATIATLLGLLLAVGVGWLRYRRDRVYPWLPVCAAMLAAYLLLNKVHSPQFVLWLLPFFVLLRVRAGWILAYFVADAAIGIGFFRWQYLINSRLPDTTWDAFSPQAVLIGVWGRIALLIALFLVFSRAAVVEVPAPAPPRPASPRPDGPGAALDSAKGF from the coding sequence TTGCCGTTCCTGTCCCGCGTGGCGTCGGCGGCTGCCCGGCGTGCCCCGATCTTCGTCGTCGTCACCACGCTGCTGTGCGGTCTGACCCTGGCCCTCGGATACGCCAACAAGGCCCGGTGCATCGGCCCCGAGTACGACGCCGAGGGTCGCAGCACCCCTAACTACGGCGTCCGGATCACCCGGGACGTCTGCTACACCGACATCCAGTTCCTCTGGCTCGGCCGGGACGTCAACGAGCACGTCTTTCCCTACGTGCACGGCGGGTACGACGCCGCGCGGGGTGAGCTGTACGGCGGGGCCGTCGAATACCCGGTGCTGACCGGGCTGGCCATCTGGGTGGCCGCGCTGCCGTCGGACACCGACGGGGCGTTCCTGACCATCTCGGCCGTGCTGCTGTCGATCGCCGGGCTGCTGTCGGCGGCGATGTTGGCCTGGTTGGCCGGGTTGCGGTCCTGGTGGTTCGCCCTGGCTCCGCCGCTGGTGCTCTACGCCTTCCACAACTGGGACCTGTTCGCGGTCGCCTGTTCGGTGTGGGCCTGCTGGATCCTGCTGCGGGCCGCCCGGGAGACCGGGGGCATCGACCGGGTGCGGCCGCTGATCGTCGCGGCGCTGGCCCTGGGCCTGGGCGCCGGCTTCAAGTTGTATCCGGCGATGTTCGCGCTGCCGGTCGCCTGCTGGCTCGCGGCTGGGGCCTGGCGACCCGGCCGGGCCGACGTCGGCCGCGGTCGGCGAGTGCTGGCCGGGGCCGGCTTCCTGGTCGGCACCGGCGCCGTCTTCGCCCTGATCAACCTGCCGTTCCTGATCGCCGGCTGGCGCGGCTGGTGGGCCTCGTTCCAGTTCCAGTGGAGCCGGCCGATCGACATGACCACCAACACGCTGTGGTTCTGGCTGTTCCGGCCGTACAGCAACTCGGGCAACGAGGTCGTCCAGGACCGGTTGGCCCTGGCCGCCACGATCGCCACCCTGCTCGGGCTGCTGCTGGCCGTCGGCGTGGGGTGGCTGCGGTACCGGCGGGACCGGGTCTACCCGTGGCTGCCGGTGTGCGCTGCGATGCTGGCCGCCTACCTGCTGCTGAACAAGGTGCATTCGCCGCAGTTCGTGCTCTGGTTGCTGCCGTTCTTCGTGCTGCTGCGGGTGCGGGCCGGCTGGATCCTGGCCTACTTCGTGGCCGACGCGGCCATCGGCATCGGCTTCTTCCGCTGGCAGTACCTGATCAACAGCCGGCTGCCGGACACCACCTGGGACGCCTTCTCCCCGCAGGCCGTGCTGATCGGGGTGTGGGGCCGGATCGCCCTGCTGATCGCGTTGTTCCTCGTGTTCTCCCGCGCGGCCGTGGTCGAGGTGCCGGCCCCGGCCCCGCCTCGACCGGCCTCGCCCCGCCCCGACGGTCCCGGAGCCGCACTGGACTCCGCCAAGGGGTTCTGA
- a CDS encoding C4-dicarboxylate transporter DctA, producing MTTSNTPPTSTGVPVPDKPKKKISTHWLYIAVIVAVVAGVAVGLIFGKSAAGLSIIGTAFVNLIKMMIAPIIFCTIVLGIGSVRKASQVGKVGGLALLYFIVMSTFALGLGLLVGNLVHPGDSLQAAAATATYTVPAAAESSGNFIIDIIPHSLLGGLTEGNVLQALFVALLVGFAVQALGSKGEPIIGAITVLQRLVFKILAGIMWLAPIGAFGAIAGVVGNAGWAAIGALSLFVAVFYATCVAFIVVILGGLLKVTTGLSIFSLLKYLRQEYLLIVATSSSETALPRLIAKMEHLGVSKPVVGIVVPTGYSFNLDGTAMYLTMASLFIGNAMGTPLTWSEQLSLLLFMIIASKGAAGVTGAGLATLGGGLASHRPDLVPGVGLIVAVDRFMSEARALTNFSGNAVATLVIAHWTKEVDYSQTKRVFTGEDPFDDADMLDEHSAAEHRADVESYKTKELAH from the coding sequence ATGACGACCAGCAACACCCCGCCGACAAGCACTGGTGTTCCCGTTCCCGACAAGCCCAAGAAGAAGATCAGTACCCACTGGCTCTACATCGCGGTCATCGTCGCGGTGGTCGCCGGTGTCGCGGTCGGTCTGATCTTCGGCAAGAGCGCCGCCGGCCTGTCGATCATCGGCACCGCGTTCGTCAACCTGATCAAGATGATGATCGCGCCGATCATCTTCTGCACGATCGTGCTGGGCATCGGCTCGGTCCGCAAGGCGTCCCAGGTCGGCAAGGTCGGCGGCCTGGCCCTGCTCTACTTCATCGTCATGTCGACGTTCGCCCTCGGGCTGGGCCTGCTGGTGGGCAACCTGGTCCACCCCGGCGACAGCCTGCAGGCCGCCGCGGCGACCGCGACCTACACCGTGCCGGCCGCGGCCGAGAGCTCGGGCAACTTCATCATCGACATCATCCCGCACTCCCTGCTGGGCGGGCTGACCGAGGGCAACGTGCTGCAGGCCCTGTTCGTGGCCCTGCTGGTCGGCTTCGCGGTGCAGGCCCTGGGCAGCAAGGGTGAGCCGATCATCGGCGCCATCACCGTCCTGCAGCGTCTGGTCTTCAAGATCCTGGCCGGCATCATGTGGCTGGCCCCGATCGGTGCCTTCGGTGCCATCGCCGGCGTCGTCGGCAACGCCGGCTGGGCCGCCATCGGTGCGCTGTCGCTGTTCGTCGCCGTCTTCTACGCCACCTGCGTCGCCTTCATCGTGGTCATCCTGGGCGGCCTGCTCAAGGTCACCACCGGCCTGTCGATCTTCAGCCTGCTCAAGTACCTGCGCCAGGAGTACCTGCTGATCGTGGCGACCAGCTCCTCCGAGACCGCCCTGCCCCGCCTCATCGCCAAGATGGAGCACCTGGGTGTGTCCAAGCCCGTCGTCGGCATCGTGGTGCCGACCGGCTACTCGTTCAACCTGGACGGCACCGCCATGTACCTGACCATGGCCTCGCTGTTCATCGGCAACGCCATGGGCACCCCGCTGACCTGGAGCGAGCAGCTGTCCCTGCTGCTGTTCATGATCATCGCTTCCAAGGGCGCCGCCGGGGTCACCGGCGCCGGCCTGGCCACCCTGGGTGGCGGCCTGGCCTCGCACCGCCCCGACCTGGTCCCCGGTGTCGGCCTGATCGTCGCCGTCGACCGGTTCATGTCCGAAGCCCGCGCCCTGACCAACTTCTCCGGCAACGCCGTCGCCACCCTGGTCATCGCCCACTGGACCAAGGAGGTCGACTACAGCCAGACCAAGCGGGTCTTCACCGGTGAGGATCCCTTCGACGACGCCGACATGCTCGACGAGCACTCGGCCGCCGAGCACCGGGCGGACGTCGAGTCCTACAAGACCAAGGAACTGGCCCACTGA
- a CDS encoding sensor histidine kinase has product MTTTITVLAVAALLVGLIAAALLGGRWVRRRMLDPPGVRAAAQALRTAGLAAPPLRHGLTAESVAQALPYLLALLETPGVALCDPQGRSLGVQGRGGHHLAELAPTVRAALQADRRQLATLAPCARPGCPVTRAVLVPLVASGEPAGALVVLTGSAVGPYLIRAADETSRFITTQLELSDLDSSRADLARAEVRALRAQISPHFIYNALTTIAAFVRSDPDRARELLLEFADFTRYSFRQAGEFTTLADELGNIEKYLILERARFGDRLRIRWTIAPEVLGVVVPFLSIQPLVENAVRHGLAGRPGGGTVVVTASDNGPDCVISVEDDGVGMDPDSVGVHAHDDADHVGLGNVDDRLRAAFGEDYGLVVETAPDAGTKVIVRLPKFAPGVTAGR; this is encoded by the coding sequence GTGACAACGACAATCACCGTGCTAGCGGTCGCGGCGCTGCTGGTCGGGCTGATCGCCGCGGCCCTGCTCGGGGGGCGGTGGGTGCGCCGCCGAATGCTCGATCCGCCGGGGGTGCGGGCCGCCGCCCAGGCTCTGCGCACGGCCGGACTGGCCGCGCCGCCGCTGCGTCACGGGCTGACCGCCGAGTCGGTGGCCCAGGCGCTGCCGTACCTGCTGGCGCTGCTGGAGACCCCCGGAGTGGCGCTGTGCGACCCCCAGGGTCGATCCCTGGGCGTGCAGGGCCGGGGCGGGCATCACCTGGCGGAACTGGCGCCGACCGTGCGCGCCGCCCTGCAGGCCGATCGCCGGCAGCTGGCCACTCTCGCGCCGTGCGCGCGGCCCGGCTGCCCGGTGACCCGCGCGGTCCTCGTGCCGCTGGTCGCGTCGGGGGAGCCGGCCGGCGCGCTGGTGGTGCTCACCGGGTCGGCCGTCGGCCCGTACCTGATCCGGGCGGCCGACGAGACGTCCCGATTCATCACCACCCAGCTGGAGCTCTCGGACCTGGACTCCTCGCGGGCCGACCTGGCCCGGGCCGAGGTGCGGGCGCTGCGCGCGCAGATCTCCCCGCACTTCATCTACAACGCGCTCACCACCATCGCCGCCTTCGTGCGTAGCGACCCGGACCGGGCCCGGGAGCTGCTGCTGGAGTTCGCCGACTTCACCCGGTACTCCTTCCGGCAGGCCGGGGAGTTCACCACGCTGGCCGACGAGCTGGGCAACATCGAGAAGTACCTGATCCTGGAGCGGGCCCGGTTCGGCGATCGGTTGCGCATCCGGTGGACGATCGCGCCGGAGGTGCTCGGCGTCGTGGTGCCGTTCCTGTCCATCCAGCCGCTGGTGGAAAACGCCGTCCGGCACGGGCTGGCCGGCCGGCCGGGCGGCGGCACCGTCGTGGTCACCGCCTCGGACAACGGGCCGGACTGCGTGATCAGCGTCGAGGACGACGGGGTGGGCATGGACCCGGATTCGGTCGGGGTGCACGCCCACGACGACGCCGACCACGTGGGTCTGGGCAACGTCGACGACCGGCTGCGGGCGGCGTTCGGCGAGGACTACGGGCTGGTCGTGGAGACCGCGCCGGACGCCGGGACCAAGGTGATCGTGCGCCTGCCCAAGTTCGCGCCGGGGGTCACTGCCGGCCGGTGA
- a CDS encoding LytR/AlgR family response regulator transcription factor, which produces MQVRPGDADPARPAAERADPARPAGLTVLAVDDEAPALDEVAYLLRGDPRVGTILTAGNAAQALALLTGSPGQGPEPDAVLLDIAMPGWDGVDLARVLSGLPRPPAVAFLSAHDNRAVEAYEIGAVDYLLKPVRAARLAEAVTRFCAARDAAMELDRRRAGHPAEPARAAAPAAPSGRSGPADVMIAVDLAGSTRFVPRSSVCWAEAQGDYARLHVAGGGSHLIRTPLAVLQEEWAPAGFVRVHRGYLVALGRIVELRSVDGGYRVVVSGQPTPADLPVSRRHLRTLKQQLLAGRRPGR; this is translated from the coding sequence GTGCAGGTGCGTCCAGGGGATGCGGACCCGGCCCGGCCGGCCGCCGAACGGGCCGACCCGGCGCGCCCGGCCGGTCTGACGGTGCTGGCCGTCGACGACGAGGCCCCGGCCCTGGACGAGGTGGCCTACCTGCTGCGCGGCGACCCGCGGGTCGGCACCATCCTGACCGCGGGCAACGCCGCGCAGGCGTTGGCCCTGCTCACCGGGTCGCCCGGCCAGGGGCCCGAACCCGACGCGGTCCTGCTCGACATCGCCATGCCCGGGTGGGACGGCGTCGACCTGGCCCGGGTGCTGTCCGGGTTGCCCCGGCCGCCGGCCGTGGCGTTCCTGTCCGCGCACGACAACCGCGCGGTCGAGGCGTACGAGATCGGCGCGGTCGACTACCTGCTCAAACCGGTGCGGGCGGCCCGGCTGGCCGAGGCGGTCACCCGGTTCTGCGCGGCCCGGGACGCCGCGATGGAACTGGACCGGCGGCGGGCCGGGCACCCGGCCGAACCGGCCCGGGCCGCGGCCCCGGCCGCCCCGTCCGGCCGGTCCGGGCCGGCGGACGTGATGATCGCGGTGGACCTGGCCGGCAGTACCCGGTTCGTCCCGCGGTCGTCGGTCTGCTGGGCCGAGGCGCAGGGCGACTACGCCCGGCTGCACGTCGCCGGCGGCGGCAGCCACCTGATCCGCACCCCGCTGGCCGTGCTGCAGGAGGAGTGGGCACCGGCCGGCTTCGTGCGGGTGCACCGCGGGTATCTGGTCGCGCTGGGCCGGATCGTCGAGCTGCGCTCGGTGGACGGCGGCTACCGGGTGGTGGTCTCCGGCCAGCCGACCCCGGCCGACCTGCCGGTGAGCCGGCGTCACCTGCGCACCCTCAAGCAACAGCTGCTGGCCGGGCGCCGGCCGGGCCGGTGA
- a CDS encoding sodium/solute symporter, whose translation MTPDGSTLSLVAITLVVVLTGMVGAYGVRFARTTNDFLVASRTVRPAWNAAAISGEYLSAASFLGVAGLIAVYGPDALWYPVGFTAGYLALQLFVAAPLRRSGAYTVPDFAEIRWGSRRLRALATALVLAIAWLYMVPLLHGAGLVLQEVTGLPRWVGVTVVAVVVTINVVAGGMRSITLVQALQYWFKLVAIALPVLVAYALTRPGVAQLFTGEWANAGTGLGAGESAPEIYSLMLATFLGTMGLPHVLVRFYTNVDGGSARATTVRVIALLGVFYAFPTLAGVLMHQLMPPPAPGQADTLLLGLPAQVVGGVLGAVLAALVAAGAIAAFLSTSSGLVVAAAGVLSTDVLRGRVRDFRAAAVVAGLVPLAIALPTTSVDISRVVGMAFAVAASTFCPLLVLGIWWRGLTTAGAVAGLLVGGVASLGSLVTWVVFPAVQTGSLESLLGQPAVYSVPASFATMVVVSLVTRSSVTPRADAVLAQLHLPSAARRVGA comes from the coding sequence ATGACCCCCGACGGCTCCACCCTGTCGTTGGTCGCGATCACCCTGGTGGTGGTGCTCACCGGGATGGTCGGCGCCTACGGGGTGCGGTTCGCCCGCACCACCAACGACTTCCTGGTCGCCTCGCGGACGGTGCGGCCGGCCTGGAACGCGGCCGCGATCTCCGGTGAGTACCTGTCGGCCGCCTCGTTCCTGGGCGTCGCCGGCCTGATCGCCGTGTACGGGCCGGACGCCCTGTGGTACCCGGTCGGGTTCACCGCCGGCTACCTGGCCCTGCAGTTGTTCGTGGCCGCCCCGCTGCGCCGCTCGGGCGCCTACACAGTGCCGGACTTCGCCGAGATTCGCTGGGGGTCAAGGCGTTTGCGGGCCCTGGCGACCGCGCTGGTGCTGGCCATCGCCTGGCTGTACATGGTGCCGTTGCTGCACGGCGCCGGTCTGGTGCTGCAGGAGGTCACCGGCCTGCCGCGGTGGGTCGGGGTCACCGTGGTCGCGGTGGTGGTAACCATCAACGTGGTCGCCGGCGGCATGCGCTCGATCACCCTGGTCCAGGCGCTTCAGTACTGGTTCAAGCTGGTGGCCATCGCGCTGCCGGTGCTGGTGGCCTACGCGCTGACCCGGCCCGGGGTGGCACAGCTGTTCACCGGGGAGTGGGCCAACGCCGGCACCGGGCTGGGCGCGGGGGAGTCCGCCCCGGAGATCTACTCGCTGATGCTGGCGACCTTCCTGGGCACGATGGGGTTGCCGCACGTGCTGGTCCGCTTCTACACCAACGTCGACGGCGGGTCGGCCCGGGCCACCACCGTCCGGGTGATCGCCCTGCTCGGGGTGTTCTACGCGTTCCCGACGCTGGCCGGGGTGCTGATGCACCAGCTGATGCCGCCGCCCGCGCCCGGGCAGGCCGACACCCTGCTGCTGGGCCTGCCGGCCCAGGTGGTTGGTGGGGTGCTCGGCGCGGTGCTGGCCGCGCTGGTCGCGGCCGGGGCGATCGCCGCGTTCCTGTCCACCTCGTCCGGGCTGGTGGTGGCCGCGGCCGGGGTGCTGTCCACCGATGTGCTGCGCGGCCGGGTCCGCGACTTCCGGGCCGCGGCCGTGGTCGCCGGGCTGGTGCCGCTGGCCATCGCCCTGCCGACGACCAGCGTCGACATCTCCCGGGTGGTCGGCATGGCCTTCGCGGTCGCCGCCTCGACGTTCTGCCCGTTGCTGGTGCTGGGCATCTGGTGGCGCGGGCTGACCACCGCCGGCGCCGTCGCCGGCCTGCTGGTCGGCGGCGTCGCCTCGTTGGGCTCGCTGGTCACCTGGGTGGTGTTCCCGGCCGTGCAGACCGGCTCGCTCGAGTCGTTGCTGGGCCAGCCGGCGGTCTATTCGGTGCCCGCCTCGTTCGCCACGATGGTGGTGGTCTCGCTGGTCACCCGCTCGTCGGTGACACCACGGGCCGACGCCGTGCTGGCCCAGCTGCACCTGCCGTCGGCGGCGCGGCGGGTCGGCGCCTGA
- a CDS encoding DUF4203 domain-containing protein, with translation MVAVSGLVVVGVGIVLCFFGIGSVHVAILASGFGLGWLLADLFAASTWTALLIAAGSALITEILVALVFKVARFVVGLVAGSLIGAKLYAVTAAGDRNVLLAVVVVVATALVFGFLADKFRERVLLWATALGGAGLILSGLGLVWPDPLGFLRHPQPGSEQALSTVLWVALAAAGWLTQRRLFPRALNLRGAREDDDRRARVQDA, from the coding sequence GTGGTGGCGGTGTCGGGGTTGGTCGTCGTCGGCGTCGGGATCGTGTTGTGTTTCTTCGGTATCGGCTCGGTCCACGTCGCGATCCTGGCGTCCGGGTTCGGGCTGGGCTGGCTGCTGGCCGACCTGTTCGCCGCCTCGACCTGGACGGCCTTGCTGATCGCCGCCGGGTCCGCCCTGATCACCGAGATCCTGGTCGCCCTGGTGTTCAAGGTCGCCCGGTTCGTGGTCGGGTTGGTCGCCGGCTCGCTGATCGGAGCCAAGCTGTACGCGGTGACTGCCGCCGGTGACCGCAACGTGCTGCTGGCCGTCGTCGTGGTGGTCGCGACGGCGCTGGTGTTCGGGTTCCTGGCCGACAAGTTCCGCGAACGCGTCCTGCTCTGGGCCACCGCCCTGGGCGGCGCCGGGCTGATCCTGAGCGGGCTGGGGCTGGTCTGGCCGGACCCGCTGGGCTTCCTGCGGCACCCGCAGCCGGGCAGCGAGCAGGCGTTGAGCACCGTGCTCTGGGTGGCGCTGGCGGCCGCGGGTTGGCTGACCCAGCGGCGGCTGTTCCCGCGGGCGTTGAACCTGCGCGGCGCCCGCGAGGACGACGACCGCCGGGCCCGGGTCCAGGACGCCTGA
- a CDS encoding GAP family protein, translating to MNGVIGDVLPLAIAIAISPIAIVAAILMLFSTHAGSTSLGLLIGWVVGIVAAVTVFTVITGGVDAGQSQAGVSWVKVGLGAVLMSAGLRQWHARDRHRSAPKWMAAIDRMGFVQALGLGLALAAINPKNLLMAAAAGIAIGAAELSVADTVVVVAIYTVIAASTVAIPVVAYAVTRDRMRAPLDRAKSWLEANNAAVMSVLFLVIGAVLVGKGIGGF from the coding sequence ATGAACGGTGTGATCGGCGACGTCCTGCCGCTGGCCATCGCCATCGCGATCTCGCCCATCGCGATCGTCGCCGCCATCCTCATGCTGTTCTCGACCCACGCCGGCAGCACCAGCCTCGGGCTGCTGATCGGCTGGGTGGTCGGCATCGTTGCCGCGGTCACGGTGTTCACCGTGATCACCGGCGGCGTCGACGCGGGCCAGTCGCAGGCCGGGGTCAGCTGGGTCAAGGTCGGCCTGGGCGCGGTGCTGATGTCCGCCGGACTGCGGCAATGGCATGCCCGCGACCGGCACCGGAGCGCGCCGAAGTGGATGGCCGCGATCGACCGGATGGGGTTCGTCCAGGCGTTGGGTCTGGGCCTGGCCCTGGCGGCGATCAACCCGAAGAACCTCCTGATGGCTGCGGCCGCGGGCATCGCGATCGGGGCCGCCGAGCTGAGCGTCGCGGACACCGTCGTCGTGGTGGCGATCTACACGGTGATCGCCGCCAGCACGGTGGCGATTCCGGTCGTTGCCTACGCGGTGACCCGAGACCGGATGCGCGCACCGCTGGACCGGGCCAAGTCCTGGTTGGAAGCCAACAACGCCGCGGTGATGTCCGTGCTGTTCCTGGTCATCGGGGCGGTGCTGGTCGGCAAGGGCATCGGCGGCTTCTGA